A stretch of the Conger conger chromosome 3, fConCon1.1, whole genome shotgun sequence genome encodes the following:
- the LOC133123996 gene encoding FHF complex subunit HOOK-interacting protein 1B-like, with protein MSWLSRLTPRGPGSRTSRNGAPSSPVTADPETCLMVFENHWRQVSWVLEQRDSPGSGAGDDLTAVRNHTDQMMCLLSEERPAGGGGSGDPAPGPILELVVTENVLDRLLQWHLRRGLDPDSQGALLKLFEMLIGRSQQPLLRHKPVLQPLLRLLAACADPQLGCPAALESSLVLLLNQVCACVARHPCVLELLLRSAPGPTPQGPTNLLIFSLLVPFIHRDGAIGQQARDALLLVMATSADNQAMARYIAENSYFCPVLATGLSALYSSLPRKIEVRGDDWHALRREDWVGVSSLVLFMNSLEFCNAVVQVSHPLVRCQLLDYVHNGFLVPVMGPALHKSSVEEMIASTAYLDLFLRSVTETALLKTFLRFILLHRHDNDTILNTLLTRISSNSRLCMVSLSLFRTLLALNCEDLVLQLVLRYLIPCTHVMLSQRRAVKETDIYGKSADRFLSLIPECCRLDTAPSSDREEDFWDKVPGSPSTESPVHNRPSTPSRLVLFIRQQSSGGGSPAPSGPETAPASPRGGPGPLTPDSPVHPAPESPEWEAGYLAYLRDARRGIELCSWGCRDWSAPYDGENPSPNSAPPPPPPPPPVVTETLAGGANGGVGADSGQQRAAVVAAARSEWGSSDRDSGEWDITISKNCISLTPRTKKRSLQREVPIKHAPLPHPCPLAPSSQLPHPPVGPQGQQAPLYNGAGQGTACPDGQEAGSEVKKVKRDSSGPSPGDGGQNGGVVGLPLPVPGAKQQGWAQGGQSQPTPPVPNAIEAPEPVPKPNSTPNAWTGPPELAAPSLGLESVESLIEELLERAPTEPQPGELGVQGISIEAFHQELRELEDRVRERRGPEDSARDPPEPTDDRPPSPPDSDLSAAEPKPESLATNVFSPVHTLAPPLSQPYTGPFVAVLFAKLECMLQNSLYVNILLTGILTQLACYPQPLLRSFLLNTNMVFQPSVKSLIQVLGSVKNRIEAFAATQEDFPAMLRKARRYLVARGKLDWGDSPVGVPNLRRSDSLVKSRKPSLGDLLLRHTQSPTRARQAAQLALAHVRDGGQSLHSALFRGAAGASGMEKQAEALRVKNAVYSAVVFSEFLKELAALAQEHAVAMPFPRSQGAEE; from the exons ATGAGCTGGCTGAGCCGGCTGACCCCGCGGGGTCCTGGGAGTCGCACCAGCCGAAACGGCGCCCCCTCCAGTCCGGTCACGGCAGACCCGGAGACCTGCCTCATGGTGTTCGAGAACCACTGGAGACag gtgtcgTGGGTGCTGGAGCAGAGGGACTCACCCGGCTCGGGGGCGGGCGATGACCTCACGGCGGTGCGGAACCACACGGACCAGATGATGTGCCTGCTGTCAGAGGAGCGGCCGGCGGGCGGGGGCGGCAGCGGGGACCCCGCCCCGGGCCCCATCCTGGAGCTGGTGGTGACGGAGAACGTCCTGGACCGCCTGCTCCAGTGGCACCTGCGGCGCGGCCTGGACCCCGACAGCCAGGGGGCGCTGCTCAAGCTGTTTGAGATGCTCATCGGCcgctcccagcagcctctgctcCGGCACAAGCCCGTGCTGCAGCCCCTACTGCGGCTGCTGGCCGCCTGCGCCGACCCCCAGCTAGGCTGCCCAGCCGCGCTGGAGAGCAGCCTGGTGCTGCTGCTCAACCAGGTGTGCGCCTGTGTGGCCCGCCACCCCTGCGTGCTGGAGCTGCTGCTCCGCTCCGCGCCCGGGCCCACGCCCCAGGGCCCCACCAACCTGCTCATCTTCTCCCTGCTGGTGCCCTTCATCCACCGCGACGGGGCCATCGGGCAGCAGGCCCGCGACGCGCTGCTGCTGGTCATGGCCACCTCCGCAGACAACCAGGCCATGGCGCGCTACATCGCCGAGAACTCCTACTTCTGCCCG GTGCTGGCGACGGGCCTGAGCGCACTGTACTCCTCTCTGCCGCGGAAGATCGAGGTGCGGGGGGACGACTGGCACGCCCTGCGGCGGGAGGACTGGGTGGGCGTGTCGTCGCTGGTGCTCTTCATGAACTCTCTGGAGTTCTGCAACGCCGTGGTGCAGGTGTCCCACCCGCTGGTGCGCTGCCAGCTGCTGGACTATGTCCACAACGGCTTCCTGGTGCCCGTCATGGGCCCCGCCCTGCACAAG tcctCTGTGGAGGAGATGATAGCCAGCACGGCGTATCTGGACCTGTTCCTGCGCAGCGTCACGGAAACGGCCCTGCTCAAAACCTTCCTGCGCTTCATCCTCCTGCATCGGCATGACAACGACACCATCCTCAATACACTGCTAACCCGCATCAGCAGCAACTCCCGG CTGTGCATGGTGTCCCTCAGCCTGTTCCGCACCCTGCTGGCCCTCAACTGTGAAGACCTCGTGCTGCAGCTCGTCCTCCG GTATCTGATCCCCTGCACACACGTCATGCTGAGCCAGAGGCGCGCTGTCAAGGAGACGGACATCTACGGCAAGTCGGCCGATCGGTTCCTGTCCCTTATCCCTGAGTGCTGCCGTCTGGACACAGCGCCCTCTAGTGACCGAGAGGAAGACTTCTGGGATAAAG TCCCTGGGAGCCCCAGCACAGAGTCCCCTGTCCACAACCGACCCAGCACCCCGTCCCGCCTGGTCCTCTTCATCCGGCAGCAGAGCAGTGGAGGCGGGTCGCCTGCCCCGTCGGGCCCCGAGACGGCCCCTGCCTCTCCCCGCgggggccccgggcccctgACCCCAGACAGCCCCGTGCACCCGGCCCCGGAGAGCCCCGAGTGGGAGGCGGGATACCTGGCGTACCTGAGGGACGCGCGCAGGGGCATCGAGCTCTGCTCCTGGGGCTGCAGGGATTGGTCCGCTCCCTACGACGGAGAAAACCCCTCCCCCAACTCCGCCCCGCCTCCGccgcctccccccccgcccgtcGTCACGGAAACCCTGGCGGGTGGGGCTAACGGAGGCGTGGGCGCGGACTCCGGCCAGCAGAGGGCGGCGGTGGTGGCGGCCGCTCGCTCCGAGTGGGGCAGCTCGGACAGGGACAGCGGCGAGTGGGACATCACCATCAGCAAGAACTGCATCAGCCTCACGCCCCGCACCAAGAAACGCAGCCTGCAGCGGGAGGTGCCCATCAAACACGCGCCCCTGCCACACCCCTGCCCCCTCGCCCCCTCCTCGCAGCTGCCCCACCCCCCAGTGGGGCCTCAGGGGCAGCAGGCGCCTCTGTACaacggggcggggcaggggacAGCCTGTCCGGACGGGCAGGAAGCGGGGTCGGAGGTGAAGAAGGTGAAGAGGGACTCCTCCGGTCCGTCTCCTGGGGACGGGGGTCAGAACGGAGGGGTTGTGGGGCTCCCCTTGCCCGTGCCTGGGGCGAAGCAGCAGGGCTGGGCCCAGGGGGGTCAAAGCCAGCCCACCCCACCCGTACCGAATGCCATCGAGGCCCCGGAGCCCGTCCCGAAACCAAACTCAACTCCCAACGCCTGGACGGGGCCTCCGGAACTCGCAGCGCCGAGCCTGGGGCTGGAGTCGGTGGAGAGCCTGATCGAGGAGCTCCTGGAGCGGGCGCCCACGGAGCCGCAGCCCGGAGAGCTGGGCGTCCAGGGCATCAGCATCGAGGCCTTCCACCAGGAGTTGCGCGAGCTGGAGGACCGTGTGCGAGAGAGGAGGGGGCCAGAggactctgccagggacccccccGAGCCCACGGACgaccggcccccctccccgccggACTCTGACCTGAGCGCGGCCGAACCCAAACCCGAGAGCCTGGCCACGAACGTGTTCAGCCCCGTCCACACTCTGGCACCGCCCCTCTCTCAGCCTTACACAG gcccctTCGTGGCAGTGCTGTTTGCCAAGCTGGAGTGCATGCTGCAGAACTCTCTGTACGTCAACATCCTGCTGACCGGCATCCTCACCCAGCTAGCCTGCTACCCCCAGCCCCTGCTCCGCTCCTTCCTCCTCAACACCAACATGGTCTTCCAGCCGAGCGTCAAATCGCTCATCCAG GTTCTGGGGTCAGTGAAGAACCGCATCGAGGCGTTTGCTGCCACGCAGGAGGACTTCCCGGCCATGCTGAGGAAGGCTCGGAGGTACCTGGTGGCCCGGGGGAAGCTGGACTGGGGCGACTCGCCGGTGGGCGTGCCCAACCTACGTCGCTCCGACTCATTGG